The proteins below are encoded in one region of Populus alba chromosome 2, ASM523922v2, whole genome shotgun sequence:
- the LOC140955307 gene encoding uncharacterized protein — translation MNLKERLTATTRGSSFVGEFLNTMRSIFDELSIIGEPPSDIDLVVHVLNGLCPAFKEIVAAIRAYDNPISFEDLLDKLVEYENFLKREEVRAMSPPITAHVTQRSGQFSTSTPKHYNNNKVSSNNRGYQSFSISNHAPTAIYTTTTSLKPQNWLLDSTTSHHLIDDLNNLSLTSAYEGSNAIVIGDDIGLQITHADHATLPTPSKDFALSNLLRELHASSPAPPTVYFDNMGATYLCANPVFHSCMKHIDIDFHFVRDHVSKGQLRVFHVSTTNQLADALTKPLSR, via the exons ATGAATCTCAAGGAACGACTCACTGCCACCACCCGTGGCTCTAGCTTTGTGGGTGAATTTCTTAACACCATGAGAAGCATATTTGATGAACTTTCAATCATTGGTGAGCCTCCCAGTGATATTGACTTGGTAGTTCATGTTCTTAATGGTCTTTGTCCAGCATTCAAAGAAATCGTTGCAGCCATTCGTGCCTATGACAACCCCATCAGCTTTGAAGATCTTCTTGATAAACTTGTGGAATATGAAAATTTTCTCAAACGTGAAGAGGTGCGTGCTATGTCTCCCCCAATCACAGCTCATGTCACTCAACGATCTGGCCAATTTAGTACCTCTACTCCCAAGCATTACAACAATAACAAAGTCTCCTCCAACAATCGTGGATATCAGTCATTCTCCATCTCTAATCATG CTCCTACTGCCATCTACACTACTACTACTTCTCTAAAGCCACAAAACTGGCTTCTTGATTCTACAACATCTCATCATCTCATCGATGATCTCAACAATCTCTCACTCACCTCGGCTTATGAAGGTTCAAATGCTATTGTTATAGGTGACGACATAGGTTTACAAATAACTCATGCTGACCATGCAACTCTTCCAACTCCTTCCAAAGATTTTGCCTTATCTAAT CTCTTACGTGAGTTGCATGCATCTTCTCCTGCTCCACCGACTGTTTACTTTGACAATATGGGTGCAACTTACCTCTGCGCCAATCCCGTCTTCCACTCTTGCATGAAACATATAGATATTGATTTCCATTTTGTGCGGGATCATGTTAGCAAGGGTCAGCTTCGTGTCTTTCATGTTTCTACTACAAATCAGTTAGCGGATGCTCTCACCAAACCTCTCTCTCGCTAG
- the LOC118046790 gene encoding probable E3 ubiquitin-protein ligase BAH1-like 1, producing MKFCKKYQEYMQGKENQLPAVDFKKLKKILKKCREDFESHQEHDGQSCPHHCSVCDGTFFPSLLEEMSAVVGCFNERAQKLLELHLASGFRKYLMWFKGKLQKKHVAFIQEGKDLVTYALINAVAVRKILKKYDKIHYSKQGQAFKSKAQSMHIEILHSPWLCELMAFHINIREEKIKSNKVPSLFEGCSLNFDDDKPSLSCELFDSVKIDIDLTCSICLDTVFDPVSLTCGHIFCHMCACSAASVTIVDGLKAAEIKEKCPLCRKTGVYEGSLHLDELSILLSRSCHEYWEQRLQTERIERIRQVKEHWESQCRAFVGV from the exons ATGAAGTTTTGCAAGAAATATCAGGAGTACATGCAAGGCAAGGAGAATCAACTACCTGCGGTTGATTTCAAAAAGCTCAAAAAGATATTGAAGAAGTGTAGGGAAGACTTTGAATCGCACCAGGAGCATGATGGCCAATCCTGTCCTCACCATTGTTCTG TGTGCGATGGTACCTTTTTCCCTTCCCTTCTCGAGGAAATGTCAGCGGTAGTTGGTTGCTTCAATGAACGAGCCCAGAAATTGCTTGAGCTGCACCTGGCTTCTGGCTTTCGAAAATACTTAATGTGGTTCAAAGGCAAGTtgcaaaaaaaacatgttgccTTTATTCAAGAAGGCAAGGATCTGGTTACCTATGCACTGATCAATGCTGTTGCAGTTCGAAAAATACTAAAGAAATACGACAAG ATCCATTACTCCAAGCAAGGACAGGCTTTCAAGTCAAAAGCTCAAAGTATGCACATCGAGATCCTCCATTCCCCATGGCTTTGTGAGCTTATGGCTTTTCACATCAATATAAGGGAGGAAAAGATCAAGTCAAACAAGGTCCCTTCCTTATTCGAGGGGTGCTCACTAAATTTTGATGATGACAAACCATCACTCTCTTGTGAGCTTTTTGACTCCGTCAAGATTGATATTGATTTGACATGTTCTATATGCTTG GATACAGTATTTGATCCAGTTTCACTTACATGTGGCCATATCTTCTGCCATATGTGTGCTTGCTCTGCTGCTTCAGTGACCATTGTTGACGGACTGAAGGCAGCagagattaaggaaaaatgCCCTCTTTGCCGGAAG ACTGGAGTTTATGAAGGTTCCCTGCACTTGGATGAGCTCAGTATTTTATTAAGCAGAAG TTGCCATGAGTATTGGGAGCAGAGACTTCAAACAGAGAGGATAGAGAGGATTCGGCAGGTGAAGGAGCACTGGGAATCTCAGTGTCGTGCATTCGTGGGTGTCTAG